One Candidatus Cloacimonadota bacterium genomic window, GACGTCTTGAAATCCATCCCGTGCTTCTTCTCTTCAGTCCACGGGCATGGCAATCATAAATTCGGAGGAACCATGTTTATTATTATTGCAGGGGCGGGAATTATCGGATCACAGATCGCACATATGCTTGTACAGAATAAGCATAATGTGGTTGTCATAGATTTGGATAGAGATGTGTGCGAAACTATCTATGCAGAAACAGGGGCGATGACTATACATGGAAATGCCACACGCATCAAAGTACTTGAAGAAGCTGGTGTAAAACGCTCAGATACTCTGTTATGCCTTATGAGGAATGATGCTGATAATATCTCCTGCGCACTTCTTGCAAAAAGTCTCGGTATTGAAAACATTATTGCTCGACTCAGAAAACCGCAGTATGAACAAGCATATCAAATTGCAGGTGTCACAAGTATTGTGGACATTTCAGAACTTTTATTAGACAGGATAATCATCGAGGTTGAAAAACCAAAAGTGAGGAAGATATTCACTCTCGGTGTGGGCAAAGCATCGGTCTATGCAGTTCGTATTCCTGAAGGAGGAAAGGTTGTAGGCAAGAAGATCCATGAGATTGCGCAGGATAATGATTTTCCAGACGAATGTGTTTTCATGGGAATCTTCAGGAAAGACGAAGAAGACATTGTGATCCCCCGAGGTAATCATGCGTTAAAACAGGATGATTTGGTTTTTATATTCTCGAAAAGCCAATTTATTAAATCAGCGACTGATTATTTGACCAAAATCGGTCGTAGCAAGATCTTTAACAAATCATAACAATAAAGGAATACTATGGCACTTACAATAGCAATTATCAGGATTTTTCTGGTTGCAATCTCGATCTTTCTGGGGATTTTCTGCCTACCGGATTTAAGTAGATCGATTGATCTGATTCTTCTTCTTGCAGTAGCTGTGATCGGCATTTTGAGTTTTTTCAGTCATGTAGTATTTCATACATCTGATGCAAAAAGACTCGGATGGGATACAGAGAATCCGGACTGGCAATTCGAAGTGGGATTTGCAAATCTTGCGATAGGTATCGTTGCACTCATTGCGTATATACTCAATTGGGATATCCTTGCGAAATCAGGCATAATATTGATCTATGGCGTGTATCTGTTTCAGGCAGCGATTCTGCATACGGTAAGAGCTATCCAGAAGCATGAGGATGATGTCCAACGCCTTTTCATGAGCGTATTCAGTTCTCTTGCATTCAGCGGTTTCCTGATCTTCTTTGCAATTTTTGCAATAGTAACTACTTAAGTGGATCGGATTGTCATTATCGGAACAAGCTGTTCCGGCAAAACGACCTTAGCCAGAAA contains:
- a CDS encoding TrkA family potassium uptake protein, with amino-acid sequence MFIIIAGAGIIGSQIAHMLVQNKHNVVVIDLDRDVCETIYAETGAMTIHGNATRIKVLEEAGVKRSDTLLCLMRNDADNISCALLAKSLGIENIIARLRKPQYEQAYQIAGVTSIVDISELLLDRIIIEVEKPKVRKIFTLGVGKASVYAVRIPEGGKVVGKKIHEIAQDNDFPDECVFMGIFRKDEEDIVIPRGNHALKQDDLVFIFSKSQFIKSATDYLTKIGRSKIFNKS